One genomic window of Punica granatum isolate Tunisia-2019 chromosome 1, ASM765513v2, whole genome shotgun sequence includes the following:
- the LOC116213207 gene encoding scarecrow-like protein 21, translating to MDSHPLYRYSGAGAGLPSRFETLRFDVNNSLNSPFSANSDSENATPLSESREQPSSTDNFSGVSPSYNSSLDTSSYFERSSPSVEACEVFSQNENYTLWELEEVLMGPQMSGREEKEDLATPPNVSFRKDASIPEPEGKATTRKWDSEQPGSQFLVAENPSPQDIPSGDLKQLLVACAKAISDEKIKQFDQLIEKARNKVSISGEPIQRLGAYLIEGLVARKESSGTNIYRALRCREPESKDMLSYMQILYEICPYLKFGYMAANGAIAETCRHEDYIHIIDFQIAQGTQWLTLLQALAARPGGPPRVRITGIDDPVSRFARGAGLDAVEGRLAAISEKFCIPVEFHGLPEFAPKVTLEMLCVRPREALVVNFPLVLHHTPDESVDVNNPRDGLLRLVKSLSPKVVTVVEQESNTNTAPFMNRFEETLDYYLAMFESIDVTLPRDSKERINVEQHCLARDIVNIIASEGRERVERHELLGKWRSRFTMAGFRPYPLSSFVNSVIANLLRCYSEHYSLVEKDGSMLLGWKRRNLISASAWY from the coding sequence ATGGACTCCCACCCATTATACAGATACAGTGGCGCTGGTGCAGGGTTACCAAGTAGGTTTGAGACTTTGAGATTTGATGTCAACAACTCACTGAATTCGCCATTTTCGGCAAATTCCGATAGTGAGAATGCCACACCTTTGAGTGAGAGCAGGGAGCAGCCCAGCTCAACGGACAACTTTTCCGGGGTGAGCCCTTCTTACAACTCCTCCCTTGACACAAGTAGCTACTTTGAAAGATCAAGCCCTTCCGTGGAGGCCTGTGAAGTTTTTTCACAGAATGAAAACTACACTTTATGGGAGCTTGAGGAGGTTTTAATGGGTCCTCAGATGAGTGGacgagaagaaaaagaagatttGGCAACTCCACCAAATGTCTCTTTCAGGAAAGATGCTAGTATTCCCGAGCCAGAGGGCAAGGCAACTACTAGGAAGTGGGACTCGGAGCAGCCAGGGTCGCAATTTCTCGTAGCTGAAAACCCATCGCCACAGGATATTCCTTCTGGTGATCTAAAGCAACTTCTTGTTGCCTGTGCAAAGGCTATTTCTGATGAGAAAATCAAACAGTTTGATCAGTTGATCGAGAAGGCAAGGAACAAGGTATCCATCAGCGGAGAGCCCATACAGCGTCTTGGGGCATATCTGATCGAGGGGCTTGTTGCGAGGAAGGAGTCGTCAGGCACGAACATATACCGGGCCCTCCGATGCAGGGAGCCTGAGAGCAAAGACATGCTCTCCTACATGCAGATCTTGTATGAGATCTGCCCTTATCTGAAGTTCGGGTACATGGCTGCAAACGGGGCAATTGCTGAGACATGCAGGCATGAGGATTACATCCACATCATTGACTTCCAGATTGCCCAAGGAACCCAGTGGTTAACGCTCTTACAGGCCCTGGCAGCCCGGCCTGGTGGCCCCCCTCGGGTCCGAATCACAGGAATCGATGATCCGGTTTCGAGGTTTGCCCGTGGTGCGGGACTTGATGCCGTAGAGGGGCGTCTAGCAGCAATCTCCGAGAAGTTCTGCATCCCAGTGGAGTTCCATGGACTTCCGGAGTTTGCTCCGAAAGTCACCTTGGAGATGCTATGTGTGAGGCCCCGGGAGGCCCTGGTGGTGAACTTCCCGCTCGTGCTGCACCACACGCCTGATGAGAGCGTGGATGTGAACAACCCGAGGGACGGACTACTTCGATTGGTTAAGTCCCTATCTCCCAAGGTGGTCACTGTCGTGGAGCAGGAGTCCAACACAAACACAGCCCCCTTCATGAACAGGTTCGAAGAAACCTTGGACTACTACCTCGCGATGTTCGAGTCCATTGATGTGACCCTCCCCCGTGACTCAAAGGAGAGGATTAACGTGGAACAGCACTGCCTCGCCCGAGACATCGTCAATATTATTGCGAGCGAGGGGAGGGAGCGGGTTGAGAGGCATGAGCTCCTTGGAAAGTGGAGGTCGAGGTTCACGATGGCAGGTTTCAGGCCGTATCCACTGAGCTCTTTTGTGAATTCTGTCATCGCGAATCTGTTGCGGTGTTACTCCGAGCATTACTCACTGGTAGAGAAGGACGGCTCAATGCTTCTGGGATGGAAGAGAAGGAATCTGATCTCTGCCTCTGCCTGGTATTGA